In Paroedura picta isolate Pp20150507F chromosome 1, Ppicta_v3.0, whole genome shotgun sequence, the following are encoded in one genomic region:
- the SLAMF8 gene encoding SLAM family member 8 isoform X1, whose product MGPILLTLVLHSAIPALLAHAPLRVLGIEGQPVFLKVNVPPDFLVRDALWRFLTPAEELVAISFKGTAQNVYQSRFYGRSRLHTNFSLEISPAALGDSGIFSALLVNTTGEIEKQIFHLEVYDVVSTPTIHVFGEESNPNRKSGSCEFFLACAASRGTNVTYSWAGPGGETLAGENHSALENGQVLRAKLDLSEKMASNYTCTVTNAVSAKSVSIEVQEQCQRQSGVKVTAYDYRDILLIVVPLACFLLSAAVILHAKCRSGKQISYVVAANEPFPA is encoded by the exons ATGGGGCCGATCCTGCTCACTTTGGTGCTGCACTCCG CAATACCGGCTCTTCTAGCCCATGCCCCATTACGGGTCTTGGGAATTGAAGGTCAGCCTGTGTTCTTGAAGGTCAACGTCCCTCCTGACTTCCTGGTCAGGGATGCCCTCTGGAGGTTCCTGACTCCCGCAGAAGAGCTGGTGGCGATCTCCTTCAAGGGAACCGCACAGAACGTGTACCAATCCCGTTTCTATGGGAGGAGTCGACTCCACACGAATTTCTCCCTGGAGATCAGTCCAGCAGCCCTGGGGGACAGCGGGATCTTCTCGGCGCTGCTGGTGAACACAACGGGAGAGATTGAGAAGCAGATCTTCCACCTGGAGGTCTACG ATGTGGTCTCCACACCAACCATCCATGTGTTCGGTGAGGAGAGCAACCCAAACAGGAAATCAGGATCCTGCGAATTCTTCCTGGCTTGCGCAGCGTCTAGAGGGACCAATGTCACCTACAGTTGGGCAGGCCCGGGGGGCGAGACCCTGGCTGGGGAAAACCACTCTGCCTTGGAGAACGGCCAGGTGCTGAGGGCAAAACTGGACCTCTCGGAGAAGATGGCATCGAACTACACCTGCACCGTCACCAATGCAGTCAGCGCCAAATCTGTCAGCATCGAAGTTCAGGAGCAATGCCAGAGACAATCAG GTGTTAAAGTCACAGCATATGATTATAGGGACATCCTCCTCATCGTGGTGCCCCTTGCATGTTTTCTGCTGTCTGCAGCAGTCATCTTACATGCTAAATGTCGCTCAG GGAAACAAATCTCCTATGTAGTTGCAGCAAATGAGCCATTTCCTGCTTAG
- the SLAMF8 gene encoding SLAM family member 8 isoform X2 produces MGPILLTLVLHSAIPALLAHAPLRVLGIEGQPVFLKVNVPPDFLVRDALWRFLTPAEELVAISFKGTAQNVYQSRFYGRSRLHTNFSLEISPAALGDSGIFSALLVNTTGEIEKQIFHLEVYDVVSTPTIHVFGEESNPNRKSGSCEFFLACAASRGTNVTYSWAGPGGETLAGENHSALENGQVLRAKLDLSEKMASNYTCTVTNAVSAKSVSIEVQEQCQRQSGKQISYVVAANEPFPA; encoded by the exons ATGGGGCCGATCCTGCTCACTTTGGTGCTGCACTCCG CAATACCGGCTCTTCTAGCCCATGCCCCATTACGGGTCTTGGGAATTGAAGGTCAGCCTGTGTTCTTGAAGGTCAACGTCCCTCCTGACTTCCTGGTCAGGGATGCCCTCTGGAGGTTCCTGACTCCCGCAGAAGAGCTGGTGGCGATCTCCTTCAAGGGAACCGCACAGAACGTGTACCAATCCCGTTTCTATGGGAGGAGTCGACTCCACACGAATTTCTCCCTGGAGATCAGTCCAGCAGCCCTGGGGGACAGCGGGATCTTCTCGGCGCTGCTGGTGAACACAACGGGAGAGATTGAGAAGCAGATCTTCCACCTGGAGGTCTACG ATGTGGTCTCCACACCAACCATCCATGTGTTCGGTGAGGAGAGCAACCCAAACAGGAAATCAGGATCCTGCGAATTCTTCCTGGCTTGCGCAGCGTCTAGAGGGACCAATGTCACCTACAGTTGGGCAGGCCCGGGGGGCGAGACCCTGGCTGGGGAAAACCACTCTGCCTTGGAGAACGGCCAGGTGCTGAGGGCAAAACTGGACCTCTCGGAGAAGATGGCATCGAACTACACCTGCACCGTCACCAATGCAGTCAGCGCCAAATCTGTCAGCATCGAAGTTCAGGAGCAATGCCAGAGACAATCAG GGAAACAAATCTCCTATGTAGTTGCAGCAAATGAGCCATTTCCTGCTTAG
- the LOC143838874 gene encoding V-set and immunoglobulin domain-containing protein 8-like produces MATGDSGQIRYCMCFSYVCLKFTLVTCATVFWESERQGGKRGPGATLPPPDGPGRCFFLVPAVKIKAKGREVIYLAKGDSVKLGCPYELEPEDSGPNNLDIEWTQMNSDPTSLDNVCCSLVPAHQILSYQGQQVIRPGYPYVQQRGGPQVPDSRQFARPGFQQNVLAGQPSGYHLGSSGSLGDCCFGLQQRVDFVIPDPSQYDASINLQNVQVTDSATYECKVKKTTVATRKVTVTVLERPSVPQCSIAGRVAPGRDVNLRCSSQAGSAPLIYQWSKVGSWMPSSTAKGPNPGDLLIRNLSKDHVGFYQCSVANKVGSTQCVVEINLEEGASQVGLIVGSVFGALLLLLLLLGVILGLVWCCKRRRNKEQCNQIRVDTAPPRTKSVSRNSSLRSVLGYMPHNLSFSQRRKYDAPKEQEGVEMITPTKEADTSCATDSSESKDGGSPSVVTTKARVHYAPSVPSLSQIKGASSAQSATSTNPGDHKSTSDQDLVYGKRSNPRSYGGVPVMVPAQSREDLVI; encoded by the exons ATGGCGACGGGTGACTCGGGGCAGATTCGCTACTGCATGTGCTTCTCCTATGTGTGCCTCAAGTTCACCCTCGTCACCTGCGCCACCGTCTTCTGGGAGAGcgagaggcagggagggaagagggggccaGGGGCCACCCTGCCTCCCCCGGACGGGCCTGGGAGGTGCTTTT TTCTGGTACCTGCTGTGAAAATCAAGGCCAAAGGGCGGGAGGTGATCTACCTGGCCAAAGGTGATTCGGTCAAGCTGGGTTGTCCCTACGAGTTGGAGCCAGAAGACAGTGGCCCGAATAACCTGGACATTGAATGGACGCAGATGAACTCTGACCCCACAAGCCTTGATAATGTG TGCTGTTCTCTGGTTCCTGCCCACCAGATCCTTAGCTACCAAGGCCAGCAGGTCATCCGCCCCGGATACCCCTATGTGCAGCAGAGAGGGGGTCCCCAAGTTCCGGATTCGCGGCAATTCGCCCGTCCTGGTTTCCAGCAGAATGTGTTGGCTGGGCAACCCAGCGGATACCATCTCGGTTCCTCTGGATCACTCGGCGACTGCTGCTTCGGCCTGCAACAGAGAGTGGACTTTGTGATCCCGGACCCGAGCCAGTACGATGCCTCCATTAATCTGCAGAACGTTCAGGTTACTGACTCAGCAACTTACGAGTGCAAGGTGAAGAAAACCACAGTGGCCACCCGCAAGGTTACCGTCACGGTGCTAG AGCGACCCTCAGTCCCCCAATGTTCGATCGCTGGCCGTGTGGCCCCGGGCCGTGACGTCAACTTGCGCTGCTCCTCTCAGGCTGGGTCAGCCCCCCTCATCTACCAGTGGTCCAAAGTCGGGAGCTGGATGCCTTCATCCACCGCAAAGG GGCCAAACCCAGGTGACCTGCTCATTCGGAACCTGTCCAAAGACCACGTGGGCTTCTACCAGTGCAGCGTGGCCAACAAAGTCGGATCAACCCAATGTGTTGTGGAAATCAATCTTGAGGAAG GTGCCAGCCAAGTGGGCCTCATTGTGGGGTCCGTCTTCggtgctctgctgctgctgctgcttcttctgggCGTCATCCTGGGGCTCGTCTGGTGCTGCAAGAGGAGGCGGAACAAAGAGCAGTGCAATCAGATCAG AGTCGACACGGCACCACCGCGAACCAAATCCGTGAGCCGAAACAGCAGCCTGCGGTCTGTCCTGGGCTACATGCCCCACAACCTTAGCTTCTCGCAGCGACGGAAATACGACGCGCCCAAAGAGCAGGAGGGCGTCGAGATGATCACCCCAACCAAGGAGGCCGATACCAGCTGCGCCACAGATTCCAGCGAAAGCAAGGATGGCGGCAGTCCCTCTGTGGTCACCACCAAGGCCAGGGTCCACTATGCACCCAGTGTGCCTTCTCTTTCACAAATCAAAGGAGCCTCGTCCGCGCAATCGGCCACAAGTACAAACCCAGGAGACCACAAGTCCACATCTGACCAGGATCTGGTCTATGGAAAGCGAAGCAACCCTCGGAGTTACGGTGGAGTCCCTGTGATGGTTCCAGCCCAGAGTCGGGAAGACCTTGTCATATAA